A genomic segment from Microbacterium sp. SORGH_AS_0428 encodes:
- a CDS encoding VOC family protein codes for MTITTTTHLNLRGAAREALEFYQSVFGGHLIVATYADMGMPADVPGADRVVFGQLESADGLRVMAYDIPGQDAGGMDGGTTSRTNGVTLTDRTFFQSVRGQSIDEMTVIWERLADGADIIEPLAASAWSPGFGMLTDRFGVTWVVDVQAAYAGRPGARLASLAR; via the coding sequence ATGACGATCACGACCACCACCCACCTCAACCTCCGCGGCGCCGCACGCGAGGCGCTCGAGTTCTACCAGTCCGTCTTCGGCGGCCACCTCATCGTCGCCACCTACGCGGACATGGGCATGCCTGCAGACGTCCCCGGTGCCGACCGCGTCGTCTTCGGCCAGCTCGAGAGCGCCGACGGACTCCGCGTCATGGCCTACGACATCCCCGGGCAGGATGCGGGTGGCATGGATGGCGGAACGACCAGTCGTACGAACGGGGTCACCCTCACCGACCGCACGTTCTTCCAGTCCGTGCGCGGTCAGTCGATCGACGAGATGACGGTGATCTGGGAGCGTCTTGCCGACGGCGCTGACATCATCGAGCCGCTCGCCGCCTCCGCATGGAGCCCCGGGTTCGGCATGCTCACCGACCGCTTCGGCGTGACCTGGGTCGTCGACGTACAGGCGGCATACGCGGGCCGACCCGGGGCGCGTCTCGCGTCGCTCGCTCGATGA
- a CDS encoding WYL domain-containing protein has translation MSATSSRMLTLLSLLQARRDWPGGVLAERLDVTPRTVRRDIERLRALGYVIDATKGPDGGYRLAAGSELPPLLFDDEQAVAITVALQSAPATGVDVADAAARALATVRQVMPSRLRHRIDGIRFTDTAVSDAVDPAVLEAVSTATGDHRVLRFDYRDELSRNAEPHAVVARGGRWYVVAWDLDAADWRIFRLDRMTPRIPLGARFTPRPIPHGDAAAFLSARTKGSDSPQRWPVYGEILLELPLRAAAPWLGDADGVDVSETTCRIRVGSWSWAGVLSWVLRFDAPFTVLGPPEFAAAARSLAARVADATPAGR, from the coding sequence ATGTCCGCGACGTCGTCCCGCATGCTCACGCTGCTGTCGCTCTTGCAGGCGCGGCGCGACTGGCCGGGCGGGGTGCTCGCCGAACGCCTGGACGTCACCCCGCGCACGGTCCGGCGCGACATCGAGCGGCTTCGGGCGCTCGGGTACGTGATCGACGCCACGAAGGGTCCGGACGGCGGATACCGGCTCGCCGCGGGATCGGAGCTGCCGCCGCTGCTCTTCGACGACGAGCAGGCGGTCGCGATCACCGTTGCCCTGCAGAGCGCTCCCGCGACGGGCGTGGATGTGGCCGACGCTGCCGCACGCGCCCTGGCCACCGTGCGGCAGGTCATGCCGTCGCGGCTGCGGCATCGGATCGACGGGATCCGCTTCACCGACACCGCGGTCTCGGATGCGGTCGACCCCGCCGTGCTGGAGGCGGTGAGCACGGCGACCGGGGACCACCGCGTCCTGCGTTTCGACTACCGCGACGAGCTCTCGCGCAACGCCGAGCCGCACGCCGTCGTCGCCCGTGGCGGCCGGTGGTATGTGGTTGCGTGGGATCTCGACGCCGCCGACTGGCGCATCTTCCGCCTCGACCGGATGACGCCCCGCATCCCGCTCGGTGCGCGGTTCACGCCGCGGCCGATTCCCCACGGCGATGCCGCGGCGTTCCTGTCGGCGCGGACCAAGGGATCCGACAGCCCGCAGAGGTGGCCCGTCTACGGCGAGATCCTGCTGGAGCTGCCCCTCCGTGCTGCCGCGCCGTGGCTCGGGGACGCGGACGGGGTCGACGTCTCAGAGACGACGTGCCGCATCCGCGTCGGATCGTGGTCATGGGCCGGAGTGCTGTCGTGGGTCCTGCGCTTCGATGCGCCGTTCACCGTGCTCGGCCCTCCGGAGTTCGC